The Methylocystis sp. ATCC 49242 region GCCCGGTCCTCGTCTGTCGGAGCACGCAGGAAATCCGAGACCAGCGTTTCAAGCGGAATGGTCGCGTCCACCACCACCGGGCGCATGTCGGTGACCGCTTGCAGATTGGCGTAAATGTCCACGGCGTCGAAGATTTTGAAAATTTCCTTGCCGATGTGGTCCGCGCGGCGGGTGGCGCGGCCGATCATCTGGTCATAGAGAATGCGACTGTTGACCCGGCGAACGAAAACGAGATTGCAGATTTCGGGAACGTCTATTCCCGTGGTCAGCAGATCGACCGTGACGACATATTTGGGACGCGGATTGTTCCTGAAGGCGCGGATCAGATCGGTCGGCCGGTCGACTTTTCCAGTGATTTTCTGCACCAGATCATGCGGCTGGGGCCCGTATTCAGCCTCGAGCGCCTTGCGGAGCTGATCGACGAGCGTATCGGCGTGATCATCGCGCGCGGCGAAAAGGAGGGTTTTGCCCGGAGCATTGGGCGGGATTTCGGCGGCGACCGTTTCCGCGACGATGCGGTTGAATTCGACGGAATAGACCTTTTTGTTGAATTCCTGAATTTCGAAATCGACCTGATCCGGCGTTTGGAAAAGGTCGATCTGGCCGGTGCGCGGGTCGATGATTTCAACCTCGTCGCCGGGTGCGAAAGTGATTCCAGCCAGTGCCAGAGCCGTCTTGATCCGGCGCGGCGGCGCGTGATCGATGAGATAGCCGTCCACCACCGCCTGGCGGTAAGAATAGCGAAAGACCGGCGCCCCGAAGATTTCAGCCGTATGCAGGGCCGGGGTGGCGGTCAGAGCGATCTTCGTTGCATCGAAGTAATCGAGCACACGGCGATATTTTGAGAGGTAGTCCTCAAGCGAACGGAATTCGAGGTCTTCCTCGCGCAGTTCGGCGTCGAGCGTATAGCCGCGATGCGCCTCGTCCACGACGATACAATCATATGTTCCGGGGGTCGGTTTTTCGGCCTCGCCTTCCGCGACAAGGACGCGCTTGACCATCGCCTGAACGGTCGCGACGTGGACGCGGTCTTCTTTGTCAGGCAGCTTCTTGTCCATAGCGGCAACGTTGTAGCTTTCGGAAAATTTCAGCAGTCCTTCCAGCTCGGTGTTGTCCAACGCCTGCAGCGTTTGTTCGCCGAGCGCATTGCGATCCACCAGGAACAGGATGCGCCGGAAACGTTTGTGCTTTAGCAGGCGATACATCAGGGCGATGCAGGTGCGGGTCTTCCCCGTGCCGGTCGCCATGGCGATGAGAATCTCTCGCTGGTCTCTCTGGACAGCGCCTTCGATGGCGTTGATCGCTTCCTGCTGATAGGGGCGTAAACCGGCGTAATCGAAAGGCTCCTCTGCGAGGCCCGCGCCATCCGTGGACTGGGCCAGCTTGTCGCGCAAATCCTGGGGGCTGAACCAGTCGCTGAGAGCAATGGGAATATTGGTTTCGCGCCGCGCATCTCGGAACCAGATGCCCGACTTGGTCAGCATTTGTTTGACGTATGGCCGGCCGTTGGTCGCGAAAAGAAAAGGGACGCCTCCTAGCGCAACACCCGCCAGGGTGCGAGGCAGTCGCTGATCGCCCTCAAGCTTCACACCCTCGGCGTAGCGAGTTGTCTGAATTAGCACGGCCGGCACGTCGGTGCTGGCGCGTTTGGCCTCGACCAAGCCGACACAACGGCCGTCGAGAAAAAGGGCGTAATCGACAGGGCCGGCGTTCGTCGGCCATTCAGCAATGGCGATGGCCGGGGCCTGATCCGGCCGACTTCCGGCGCTATGGCGCAGCCGGGCCGAATCGACGCTCCAGCCAGCGGCGGCGAGTTTGGCGTCAATCATGACGCGGGTGTCCGCCTCGTCCAGCTCAATATTCGCGTCGGCTATTTCCGCCGCTTGGGCGAGTTCCGCAGTTAGCGTTGGCGCTCGGCCCGCCGCTTCAGCGCGTAATTGATCGAGCTGGCGTTGGACGGCGTCGCGAGCTGAAGCCTCTTGCGCCGCCAGTTGCTCCCATTGAGCGCGTTCGTCGGCTTGGCGCTTGGCGAGAGCTTCGGCATCGAGCCTGGCGAGCGCCGCTTCCTCAGCCTCGCGTTGGGCTTTTTGCACGGCGCTCTCGGTTTCCGCCAGTTTGGCGCGCAGGCGGTCAAGCTCTCTCGCCAAAGTGGTGGTCGCGTCCTTGGGCCGGGTTGGCGGATAAAAAGGCCCGGGATTGACGTTTCGATCTGGTCCGTAAGCGCGCATGAACCAGGCGCCGAGCTGTTGCGCGAGTTTCAGGCCGGCGAGGGCCTGTTCCGGCGTGCCGCTATTTTCATGAACAGCTAAATTTCCGACCTTGCGAAAGAAATGAAAAACATCCGCGGCTTGGCGGGGGAGCAGGCCTTCCTGTCGTAACACCCGCAACATTTCATCAAAATTAGCCCGGCGGTCGATTCCCAAACCGTTTCGGGCGGCGAGCGCTTTCGCCATATGTTCGGCGAACTGGCGCAACTTGCCGAGCGCGGTTGGCGCATCTTCGTGAAAAGCCCATTCCGCGAGCGCGCCCAAACGAGCTAGCTCGGGGTCAAATGAGATCAGAAAGACGAAATTTCGAGAGCTCGGACTCACGGCGCGACAGTCTATGAATCAAGACCTTGTCATTATGTGGCAAGCCGCTGATCGAGGCAATTTATGGGAGCGCCGACGGCTCTGAATGCACAACGTCCGGCCAGATCGACTGCCCACCGAACGAAAGGGCTGATGATCAAGGATTTCCTATGCTCTGTTTTTTCCCATCCCTTGCAAGCCTCGCTCCGTTAGACGCTTACCGTTCGACTATCTAATGGAACGAAAACGGGCTGAGATATCGGCAGCCACTATCCAAGAAAGATCCAGAAACTTGGATTGCGTGCTCGTCGCCATTCAAAAAACATTTTGGCATCTCTATATAATCAAAAATAAAAGATCTATTGAAATAGGTTGATTTGAACAGTCAGTTCTTACATATTTTTGTATGCATTATCGACTTATAGCATTTTTGAATATGAGGCGAACATTTTGTATGCGCAAACGCATCTAAATGCCGATTCTATCAATGGTTGCACGGATTGCGATTCCGTCAATAGCTAAAAATAAATTGACAGTTGGTTATTTTATTTGAAGAATGCACTTGCAGATTCGCTCGTGTCGAGATGTCCGCCGTCCAGTTTTTCCCGGGATTGTTCCTCTTTCTCAGGTATTCTCGTAGATGGATCGCTCAACCTCTTGTCGGCGGCGGGGATGGAACCGCGCGACGATTAGAACATCTCCGGAGGGGCTTTTGTATCGCCGCCTACCCTGCTGTTTCGGCCATCTACTTGCCCCGAATTCTCACTGCGCTTCCATTGAGATGGTATTTGCGTCCTAAACGACCGGACCATCAAACTCACCCGCCCTCTTGTCGGGGCAGTAATACTAAAGAGGAGAACTGGATGACCGATACGCCGCGAAGGAACCCGTCTCCTTGGGCGTCGCAGCCGACCGAGGTTCCCGAAAAACCCAACGAGCCGACCGACAACGCCCCGAAGAAATGGGCGGACTTCAATTTCAAGGTCGATGATGACTTTCGCGCCTTTTTCGCCATCGAGGCGCGAATGCGGCGCATGAGCAATATCGCGCTGCTGAAGACGGCGCTGAAACACTATCTCGACACTTACGGCTCCAAAGCTGATCCGGAGCGCAAGATCCTCTGAATTTGATGGCTGGGACGGTTAATCATCCGAGTTGAAGGCTTGAGAGTAATCGTTGCGCCCCAGTGCACTCGGGCCTTTTTCGCTTAAACAGCCCCCCGTAAGAATGCTCGGACGATGCTGCCTGGCCGAACAGAAATTGTCGGGTATTTTATTGAAAAGGTGTGGGATATCGTCCGCCCTCGTGTCGACCCGCTCGACAACGTGCTCGTCACCTGCATCAACGAAAAGGCCAAATCCAGGATCTTGATCGGAGCCAACCGAAGTTGCCCCTGCGGCCAAGCCGAGCGCGCCAAATGTGATTATGCTCGCGCACGCGACGGCGCGGTGGATGAAGATGCCGTCAGGCTTGTCGAACCCCCCCGACGCGATTACCTCCAGGTAATTACCCACCCCCATTTTCATCGCGCCTTTCTGGGGTGGGGTCCGG contains the following coding sequences:
- the hsdR gene encoding type I restriction-modification system endonuclease — its product is MSPSSRNFVFLISFDPELARLGALAEWAFHEDAPTALGKLRQFAEHMAKALAARNGLGIDRRANFDEMLRVLRQEGLLPRQAADVFHFFRKVGNLAVHENSGTPEQALAGLKLAQQLGAWFMRAYGPDRNVNPGPFYPPTRPKDATTTLARELDRLRAKLAETESAVQKAQREAEEAALARLDAEALAKRQADERAQWEQLAAQEASARDAVQRQLDQLRAEAAGRAPTLTAELAQAAEIADANIELDEADTRVMIDAKLAAAGWSVDSARLRHSAGSRPDQAPAIAIAEWPTNAGPVDYALFLDGRCVGLVEAKRASTDVPAVLIQTTRYAEGVKLEGDQRLPRTLAGVALGGVPFLFATNGRPYVKQMLTKSGIWFRDARRETNIPIALSDWFSPQDLRDKLAQSTDGAGLAEEPFDYAGLRPYQQEAINAIEGAVQRDQREILIAMATGTGKTRTCIALMYRLLKHKRFRRILFLVDRNALGEQTLQALDNTELEGLLKFSESYNVAAMDKKLPDKEDRVHVATVQAMVKRVLVAEGEAEKPTPGTYDCIVVDEAHRGYTLDAELREEDLEFRSLEDYLSKYRRVLDYFDATKIALTATPALHTAEIFGAPVFRYSYRQAVVDGYLIDHAPPRRIKTALALAGITFAPGDEVEIIDPRTGQIDLFQTPDQVDFEIQEFNKKVYSVEFNRIVAETVAAEIPPNAPGKTLLFAARDDHADTLVDQLRKALEAEYGPQPHDLVQKITGKVDRPTDLIRAFRNNPRPKYVVTVDLLTTGIDVPEICNLVFVRRVNSRILYDQMIGRATRRADHIGKEIFKIFDAVDIYANLQAVTDMRPVVVDATIPLETLVSDFLRAPTDEDRAFVRDQIVVRLSRAIKHFSQPQREAFERAAGLTPEAFIAQLRGAPVHEVAPWLQSQSAALVITSSVKPAPRDQGVFISTHPDELVSIDDVFEGAASPEDYISAFERFIRDNINASSALIAVTQKPRELTRKELKELAAELDDHGFSEAKLRRAYGRVRNADIAAHIIGFVRQAALGEPLTPYATRVENALTRIEASKNWTPKQKQWLRRIGRVLKDQPVGDPAILAEPAFAAQGGFEKIDAEFDHRLRDVLADLNEAIWGRAS